From a region of the Eulemur rufifrons isolate Redbay chromosome 7, OSU_ERuf_1, whole genome shotgun sequence genome:
- the BBLN gene encoding bublin coiled-coil protein, with protein sequence MSGPNADLTMPVEAVAEDEDDSFGEAEYAAINSMLDQINSCLDHLEEKNDHLHARIQELLESSRQTRLEFQQQFGEDPSDASP encoded by the exons ATGTCGGGCCCCAACGCGGACCTGACCATGCCGGTGGAGGCGGTAGCGGAAGACGAGGACGACAGCTTCGGGGAAGCAG aATATGCTGCCATCAACTCCATGTTGGACCAGATCAACTCCTGTCTGGACCACCTGGAGGAGAAGAATGACCACCTCCACGCCCGCATCCAGGAGCTGCTGGAGTCCAGCCGGCAGACACGCCTTGAGTTCCAGCAGCAGTTCGGGGAGGACCCCAGCGATGCCAGCCCCTAG